A DNA window from Ctenopharyngodon idella isolate HZGC_01 chromosome 10, HZGC01, whole genome shotgun sequence contains the following coding sequences:
- the hmgcs1 gene encoding hydroxymethylglutaryl-CoA synthase, cytoplasmic isoform X1: MIVSPFRMPGSLPAICEATWPKDVGIIAMEVYVPSQYVDQAELEEYDGVGAGKYTVGLGQARMGFCSDREDINSLCLTVVQRLMERNSLSYDSVGRLEVGTETIIDKSKSTKTVLMQLFEESGNTDVEGVDTTNACYGGTAALFNAVNWVESSSWDGRYALVVAGDIAVYATGSARPTGGAGAVAMLVGPNAPLAFERGLRGTHMQHAYDFYKPDMVSEYPVVDGKLSIQCYLSALDRCYTVYKNKIHAQWQKEGLERHCSLEDFGFMVFHSPYCKLVQKSLARLMLNDFLHHPSPNTESGPFSGLEAFRDVKIEDTYFDRDVEKAFMKASSELFENKTKASLLISNQNGNMYTPSVYGCLASVLAQHTPQQLAGQRVGVFSYGSGFAATLYSIRVTQDATPGSALDKLVSSLCDLQARLDSRKKVSPGVFAENMKLREETHHLANYIPQGSVDELSPGTWYLTRVDEKHRRQYARRSMNDDRPLEAGLVTSSIAAEHIPSPLKKMPRIPTTTAGPEVVVISNGDH; this comes from the exons ATGATTGTAAG TCCATTCAGAATGCCTGGATCACTCCCTGCAATTTGTGAGGCCACATGGCCTAAAGATGTGGGAATCATCGCCATGGAGGTGTACGTGCCCTCTCAGTACGTGGACCAAGCAGAGCTGGAAGAGTACGATGGCGTCGGGGCCGGTAAATACACCGTTGGGCTGGGACAGGCGCGCATGGGTTTCTGCTCGGACCGGGAGGACATTAACTCTCTGTGCCTGACGGTGGTGCAGCGATTAATGGAGAGGAACAGCTTGTCCTACGACAGTGTGGGTAGGCTGGAGGTGGGCACGGAAACCATCATCGATAAGTCTAAATCCACCAAGACTGTCCTGATGCAGCTGTTCGAAGAGTCGGGCAACACTGACGTGGAGGGAGTGGACACCACTAACGCGTGCTATGGAGGAACCGCCGCACTCTTCAACGCCGTCAACTGGGTGGAGTCCAGCTCCTGGGACG GTCGCTACGCTCTGGTTGTTGCTGGTGATATTGCCGTTTATGCCACGGGCAGCGCCAGGCCTACAGGGGGAGCCGGAGCCGTGGCCATGCTAGTTGGACCCAACGCCCCTCTGGCCTTTGAGAGAG GGCTTCGTGGGACACATATGCAGCATGCATATGATTTCTATAAGCCGGATATGGTGTCTGAGTATCCAGTGGTGGACGGCAAGCTTTCCATCCAGTGTTACCTGAGTGCTTTAGATCGATGCTACACTGTCTACAAAAACAAGATCCATGCCCAGTGGCAAAAAG AGGGTCTTGAAAGGCACTGTAGTCTTGAAGACTTTGGCTTCATGGTGTTCCACTCTCCTTACTGCAAACTGGTCCAGAAGTCGTTGGCTCGCCTAATGCTCAACGATTTCCTCCATCATCCCAGTCCAAACACAGAGAGCGGCCCCTTCAGCGGACTGGAAGCTTTCAG AGATGTGAAGATTGAGGACACTTATTTTGACAGAGATGTGGAGAAGGCCTTTATGAAAGCCAGTTCAGAACTGTTTGAGAATAAAACCAAGGCATCTCTCCTCATATCGAACCAGAATGGCAACATGTACACACCATCAGTGTACGGCTGCTTGGCTTCAGTTCTCGCACA ACATACACCTCAGCAGTTGGCAGGGCAGAGAGTCGGTGTGTTTTCTTACGGCTCAGGCTTTGCTGCCACACTCTACTCCATCAGAGTCACACAAGACGCCACTCCTG GCTCTGCTCTGGATAAGTTGGTCTCCAGCCTGTGTGACCTGCAGGCCAGACTGGACTCTAGAAAGAAGGTTTCCCCGGGTGTTTTTGCTGAGAACATGAAGCTCAGAGAAGAAACCCACCATTTAG CAAACTACATCCCTCAAGGCTCAGTAGatgaactttccccaggaacgtGGTACCTCACTCGTGTGGACGAGAAGCATCGTAGGCAGTACGCCAGGCGCTCTATGAACGATGACAGACCTCTGGAGGCTGGACTGGTCACTTCCAGCATTGCAGCTGAG CATATTCCCAGCCCACTCAAGAAGATGCCCCGTATCCCAACTACCACAGCTGGCCCTGAGGTGGTCGTCATTAGTAACGGGGATCATTAA
- the hmgcs1 gene encoding hydroxymethylglutaryl-CoA synthase, cytoplasmic isoform X2 — protein sequence MPGSLPAICEATWPKDVGIIAMEVYVPSQYVDQAELEEYDGVGAGKYTVGLGQARMGFCSDREDINSLCLTVVQRLMERNSLSYDSVGRLEVGTETIIDKSKSTKTVLMQLFEESGNTDVEGVDTTNACYGGTAALFNAVNWVESSSWDGRYALVVAGDIAVYATGSARPTGGAGAVAMLVGPNAPLAFERGLRGTHMQHAYDFYKPDMVSEYPVVDGKLSIQCYLSALDRCYTVYKNKIHAQWQKEGLERHCSLEDFGFMVFHSPYCKLVQKSLARLMLNDFLHHPSPNTESGPFSGLEAFRDVKIEDTYFDRDVEKAFMKASSELFENKTKASLLISNQNGNMYTPSVYGCLASVLAQHTPQQLAGQRVGVFSYGSGFAATLYSIRVTQDATPGSALDKLVSSLCDLQARLDSRKKVSPGVFAENMKLREETHHLANYIPQGSVDELSPGTWYLTRVDEKHRRQYARRSMNDDRPLEAGLVTSSIAAEHIPSPLKKMPRIPTTTAGPEVVVISNGDH from the exons ATGCCTGGATCACTCCCTGCAATTTGTGAGGCCACATGGCCTAAAGATGTGGGAATCATCGCCATGGAGGTGTACGTGCCCTCTCAGTACGTGGACCAAGCAGAGCTGGAAGAGTACGATGGCGTCGGGGCCGGTAAATACACCGTTGGGCTGGGACAGGCGCGCATGGGTTTCTGCTCGGACCGGGAGGACATTAACTCTCTGTGCCTGACGGTGGTGCAGCGATTAATGGAGAGGAACAGCTTGTCCTACGACAGTGTGGGTAGGCTGGAGGTGGGCACGGAAACCATCATCGATAAGTCTAAATCCACCAAGACTGTCCTGATGCAGCTGTTCGAAGAGTCGGGCAACACTGACGTGGAGGGAGTGGACACCACTAACGCGTGCTATGGAGGAACCGCCGCACTCTTCAACGCCGTCAACTGGGTGGAGTCCAGCTCCTGGGACG GTCGCTACGCTCTGGTTGTTGCTGGTGATATTGCCGTTTATGCCACGGGCAGCGCCAGGCCTACAGGGGGAGCCGGAGCCGTGGCCATGCTAGTTGGACCCAACGCCCCTCTGGCCTTTGAGAGAG GGCTTCGTGGGACACATATGCAGCATGCATATGATTTCTATAAGCCGGATATGGTGTCTGAGTATCCAGTGGTGGACGGCAAGCTTTCCATCCAGTGTTACCTGAGTGCTTTAGATCGATGCTACACTGTCTACAAAAACAAGATCCATGCCCAGTGGCAAAAAG AGGGTCTTGAAAGGCACTGTAGTCTTGAAGACTTTGGCTTCATGGTGTTCCACTCTCCTTACTGCAAACTGGTCCAGAAGTCGTTGGCTCGCCTAATGCTCAACGATTTCCTCCATCATCCCAGTCCAAACACAGAGAGCGGCCCCTTCAGCGGACTGGAAGCTTTCAG AGATGTGAAGATTGAGGACACTTATTTTGACAGAGATGTGGAGAAGGCCTTTATGAAAGCCAGTTCAGAACTGTTTGAGAATAAAACCAAGGCATCTCTCCTCATATCGAACCAGAATGGCAACATGTACACACCATCAGTGTACGGCTGCTTGGCTTCAGTTCTCGCACA ACATACACCTCAGCAGTTGGCAGGGCAGAGAGTCGGTGTGTTTTCTTACGGCTCAGGCTTTGCTGCCACACTCTACTCCATCAGAGTCACACAAGACGCCACTCCTG GCTCTGCTCTGGATAAGTTGGTCTCCAGCCTGTGTGACCTGCAGGCCAGACTGGACTCTAGAAAGAAGGTTTCCCCGGGTGTTTTTGCTGAGAACATGAAGCTCAGAGAAGAAACCCACCATTTAG CAAACTACATCCCTCAAGGCTCAGTAGatgaactttccccaggaacgtGGTACCTCACTCGTGTGGACGAGAAGCATCGTAGGCAGTACGCCAGGCGCTCTATGAACGATGACAGACCTCTGGAGGCTGGACTGGTCACTTCCAGCATTGCAGCTGAG CATATTCCCAGCCCACTCAAGAAGATGCCCCGTATCCCAACTACCACAGCTGGCCCTGAGGTGGTCGTCATTAGTAACGGGGATCATTAA